In Flavobacterium cerinum, one genomic interval encodes:
- a CDS encoding methionine aminotransferase, which translates to MSKLPHIGTSIFTVMSQMANEHQAINLAQGFPNFPVDERLTAITAKLATENVHQYTPMAGHPGLLDKITRLTSASYQRNINSATDIVITAGATEAIFATIQALVNKNEDVIILDPSYDCYEAPILLSNANPIRVSLNDDYTPNWEAIETKINANTRMLIINNPHNPTGKTWSETDFIQLEKILALYPDVILLSDEVYEYITFEQKHISVNTRTALRDRSVIISSFGKSLHITGWKIGYAIAPEHLMREIKKVHQFLVFSVNSLSQAAISQYLDVVDFNAIANLYRRKRALFSELMAETPFDLLPCEGSYFQVASYASFSNQNDIDFTKELITRYGVATIPISTFYADNKDLKLVRFCFAKDDQTLEQAAKRLQKITL; encoded by the coding sequence ATGTCAAAACTCCCGCATATCGGCACCAGTATATTTACCGTAATGTCACAAATGGCTAACGAACATCAGGCCATCAACCTGGCGCAAGGTTTTCCGAACTTTCCGGTTGACGAACGGTTAACCGCAATTACAGCAAAGTTGGCTACAGAAAACGTACACCAATATACACCTATGGCCGGTCATCCCGGGTTACTGGACAAAATAACCCGACTCACCTCAGCATCATATCAACGAAATATTAATTCTGCTACCGATATTGTAATAACAGCCGGTGCTACTGAGGCCATTTTTGCCACAATACAAGCGTTGGTTAACAAAAATGAAGACGTCATTATCCTTGATCCGAGTTATGATTGTTATGAAGCGCCGATCCTGTTAAGTAATGCAAATCCCATACGAGTATCTTTAAATGACGATTACACCCCTAACTGGGAAGCTATCGAAACCAAGATAAACGCTAACACAAGAATGTTGATCATCAACAATCCGCATAATCCTACCGGAAAAACATGGTCGGAAACGGATTTTATACAGTTGGAAAAAATATTGGCTTTATATCCCGATGTGATCTTATTATCAGATGAGGTATATGAATATATTACGTTCGAACAAAAACATATTTCTGTAAACACCCGTACAGCGTTACGTGACAGAAGTGTCATTATCTCTTCCTTTGGAAAATCATTACATATAACCGGATGGAAAATCGGTTATGCGATTGCACCCGAACATCTGATGCGGGAAATTAAAAAGGTACATCAATTTCTGGTTTTTAGTGTAAACAGTTTGTCACAGGCTGCTATCAGTCAGTATTTAGATGTAGTGGATTTTAATGCGATAGCAAATTTATATCGTCGCAAAAGAGCTTTATTCAGCGAATTAATGGCTGAAACACCATTTGACTTATTACCCTGCGAAGGCTCTTATTTTCAGGTTGCCTCGTATGCTTCGTTTTCCAACCAAAATGATATTGACTTTACCAAAGAACTGATCACCCGGTATGGTGTGGCGACTATTCCGATTTCTACATTTTATGCCGACAATAAAGACCTGAAACTGGTTCGTTTTTGTTTTGCTAAAGATGATCAAACATTAGAACAAGCCGCTAAGCGATTGCAAAAAATAACGTTATAA